One Coccinella septempunctata chromosome 8, icCocSept1.1, whole genome shotgun sequence genomic window carries:
- the LOC123319111 gene encoding telomerase reverse transcriptase-like, with protein sequence MNGSRDRYNLHLNCRKNDFSELKKLNNKHLKKSLISIRNDFRRSSSVIQCKKDVESLVHKTIPEEFFGCRENKKLFTNIVKRILNHRKGEYVHISLLYKDFERTFEWYKCIDNTDDFDEILRNVNLYLLEKCIKPFIRKHFFPVLQGKSYQIDLIRKSEWQSFRDKIFQEMVSKGHVKIKDKYNEYVPRGALRILPKENCHSLNYRPVICYYTKSETEENFKYLCRIRKKIKSYIQEKKLHLNIHEAWKKFVESSSFEVIYGVKADLKDSFGSINLNKLSLVLLELPKRILSDVDKDFLVKRIKKQHISFNNAKNRIVMRWCHGLLQGDRLSSVLCDLYYLELIDMKQLKNCLVGHYFFHRTVDDYIFCSTSRENVETFICNLKLGNVLNQDKIFSNILDNNLVELPYCGYIFNLYTKEVTIEFNMRRVDLRNKCKLWNDYLFSSPDKYLTSIMKFSSANFYFSKVIFNTHYNNEETIIKIYFYSMIYLGMKFHCAFRELRQSNQEYCKNAYVVRKKILEIIRQYSRKTIRIIEKFKGNLFHGDINHQMLTTIGVRAFILVFQKYSCVYKEIIATLKKQVLMKIALFGSLDISLFKRIPPNMVKTEN encoded by the coding sequence atgAATGGCAGTAGAGACAGATACAATTTACATCTGAATTGCAGGAAAAACGATTTTTccgaattgaagaaattgaacAACAAACATCTGAAGAAATCTCTCATTTCCATTAGGAATGATTTTAGAAGAAGTTCTTCAGTTATTCAATGCAAAAAGGACGTAGAATCTTTAGTTCACAAAACTATCCCAGAAGAATTTTTTGGCTGCAGAGAGAACAAAAAGCTATTTACCAATATAGTGAAAAGAATATTGAATCATAGGAAGGGAGAGTATGTACACATCTCTTTGCTTTATAAGGATTTTGAAAGAACTTTTGAGTGGTACaaatgtattgataatacgGATGACTTTGACGAGATTTTGAGAAATGTTAACTTATATTTATTGGAAAAATGTATTAAACCGTTCATCAGAAAGCACTTCTTTCCAGTGTTACAAGGAAAATCATATCAAATTGATCTAATTCGTAAAAGTGAATGGCAGTCCTTTAGAGATAAGATATTTCAGGAAATGGTATCCAAAGGACATGTGAAAATAAAAGATAAATACAATGAGTATGTACCAAGAGGGGCTCTTAGAATATTACCTAAAGAAAACTGTCATAGTTTGAATTATCGTCCTGTCATTTGCTACTACACCAAGAGTgaaactgaagaaaattttaaatatttatgCAGAATTAGGAAGAAGATCAAGTCTTacattcaagaaaaaaaattgcatttgaaTATTCATGAAGCTTGGAAAAAATTTGTGGAAAGTTCTAGCTTTGAAGTGATTTATGGAGTTAAAGCTGATCTGAAAGATTCCTTTGGAAGcataaatttgaataaactgtCATTGGTCCTTCTAGAACTGCCAAAAAGAATCTTATCCGATGTTGATAAAGACTTTCTTgtgaaaagaataaaaaaacagCATATCTCTTTCAACAATGCCAAAAATAGAATCGTAATGCGATGGTGTCATGGTTTGTTACAAGGTGATAGACTATCATCAGTATTATGCGATCTTTACTATTTAGAGCTCATTGATATGAAGCAACTAAAAAACTGTTTGGTAGGACATTATTTCTTCCATAGAACTGTAGATGACTATATATTCTGCTCCACAAGCAGAGAAAATGTGGAGACCTTCATTTGTAACTTGAAGCTTGGGAATGTTTTGAATCaagataaaatattttcaaatatactTGACAACAATCTTGTTGAATTGCCATACTGTggctatattttcaatttgtatACCAAGGAAGTGACTATAGAATTCAACATGCGGAGGGTTGACCTAAGGAATAAATGCAAGTTATGGAATGACTATCTTTTCAGTTCTCCAGATAAATATTTGACAAGCATAATGAAATTCAGCTCtgccaatttttatttcagtaaagtgatttttaatactcactACAACAATGAAGAAACTattatcaaaatttatttttatagtaTGATTTATCTTGGAATGAAATTCCATTGTGCATTCAGAGAGTTGAGGCAATCCAACCAGGAATATTGCAAGAATGCCTATGTTGTAAGAAAAAAGATTTTGGAAATTATCAGGCAGTATTCCCGAAAAACCAtaagaattattgaaaaatttaaaggaaATTTGTTTCATGGCGATATAAACCATCAAATGTTAACAACAATAGGTGTCCGTGCCTTTATATTGGTATTTCAGAAGTATTCCTGTGTTTATAAGGAGATAATCGCAACTTTGAAGAAGCAAGTTCTTATGAAAATAGCTCTTTTTGGCAGTTTAGACATTTCCTTATTCAAAAGGATACCTCCAAACATGGTAAAGACAGAGAATTGA
- the LOC123319442 gene encoding uncharacterized protein LOC123319442 encodes MGEFEISEISSIEKLMDSESYEMWNFQIAVFFKASGLYDIVTDTEKYETQTSEKDKKTWIQQDARAQKIIISTVDKKALVHIMNCNTSAEMYNQLKGTYKRENEDQKCRLLQDFFSFQYDKGNDMATHVSKLQNLAFRLKSLKQEVSDEMLISKILSTLPEKYRFFKTAWESTSNAEKTLTNLVLRLLSEENANNTEKELSPVAFQCANTKKTCFICKKKVVTMVRQAEICSS; translated from the exons ATGGGCGAGTTTGAAATAAGCGAGATATCGTCaatagaaaaactgatggatTCGGAATCATATGAAATGTGGAATTTTCAAATAGCGGTGTTTTTCAAAGCAAGCGGACTTTATGACATAGTAACCGATACCGAAAAATATGAAACACAAACTAGTGAAAAAGATAAAAAGACCTGGATACAGCAAGATGCAAGGGCTCAAAAAATAATCATCTCCACAGTTGATAAGAAAGCACTTGTACACATAATGAACTGCAATACATCAGCCGAAATGTACAACCAGTTGAAAGGAACCTACAAGAGGGAAAATGAAGATCAAAAATGTAGATTATTACAagatttttttagttttcagTATGATAAAGGTAATGACATGGCAACACATGTGAGTAAATTACAGAATTTAGCATTCAGACTGAAATCCTTGAAGCAAGAGGTGAGTGATGAGATGTTAATATCAAAAATTCTGAGTACTCTTCCAGAAAAATACAGATTCTTCAAGACTGCTTGGGAATCTACGTCAAATGCAGAGAAAACTCTTACGAATCTGGTTTTAAGACTTTTGTCAGAAGAAAACGCAAATAATACAGAAAAAGAACTGTCACCTGTAGCTTTTCAATGTGCAAACACTAAGAAGACTTGTTTTATATGCAAAAAG AAAGTGGTAACCATGGTGAGACAAGCAGAAATATGTTCGTCATAG